The Erigeron canadensis isolate Cc75 chromosome 4, C_canadensis_v1, whole genome shotgun sequence genome window below encodes:
- the LOC122597767 gene encoding pentatricopeptide repeat-containing protein At3g16610-like produces MVYPSCTTFLRRTSILSGKLSPLQTTFKTKPFSTSPYQNTPILSLCSSTQSLQQTKQAHAFAIISGRLPSSISISAVLILRYANFNHPLTSHILFQQSLPFSRSAFLWNTIIRAYSVSNVYDWFQVYNFMIVSGVRPDDHTFPFVLKVCCDYMEVSKGKEVHGLVCKSGFGSDVFVGNTLLRFYGECCCFHDAEKVFDEMPVRDVVSWNTVIGVCNSRTFCYDKVVELFREMMRCGFMKPNVVTIVSLLPVCAAIEDCTMTSVVHCYAVKMGFDCRVVTVNNALVDAYGKCGDLESCKQIFDEMVERNDVSWNAIITSFAHMDRHQDAMDFFRVMIYKGVVPNSVAVSSMLPVLVELGRLQLGTELHGFSIRMGMESDIFVANSLLDMYAKFGYSAKALTAFNNIDAKNIVSWNALVANYAQNGFEMLALSVVREMQTHGQVPGAITLTNVLGACARIGLVSHGKEVHAMSIRGGFTCQLFISNALIDMYAKCGHLHLARNVFNVSFKDRISYNTLISAYSHTNTSESLYLFREMLLQGLEPDTISFAGALSACANMADIKKGKEIHGFCVRTLFHNHLLVSNSVLDLYTKCGRLDLSQKVFDQIPKKDAASWNTIIMGYGMRCELDTAISLFEAMKNDDQDHVKRDSITYLAVLSMCSHGGLVDLGRKYFEEMKEQNIEPSQTHYACMVDLLGRAGLIEEAVEMINGLPMEPDANVWGSLLGACRLHGNIELGELAVEHLFKLKPDHSGYYTLLSNMYAEAGRWHEADEIRELMKLRGVKKNPGFSCL; encoded by the coding sequence ATGGTCTACCCTTCCTGCACCACTTTCCTCCGGCGAACCTCCATACTTTCCGGCAAACTCAGCCCACTACAAACCACCTTCAAAACCAAACCTTTCTCCACATCCCCATACCAAAACACCCCAATTCTTTCACTATGCTCCTCCACCCAATCACTCCAACAAACCAAGCAAGCCCACGCCTTTGCCATCATCTCCGGCCGCCTTCCATCCTCCATCTCCATCTCCGCCGTCCTCATCCTCCGTTACGCCAACTTCAACCACCCATTAACCTCCCACATTCTGTTTCAACAATCTTTACCGTTCTCTCGTTCTGCTTTCTTGTGGAACACCATTATTAGAGCTTACAGTGTTTCTAATGTTTATGATTGGTTTCAAGTTTATAACTTTATGATTGTTTCTGGTGTTAGACCTGATGATCATACTTTCCCTTTTGTGTTAAAAGTTTGTTGTGATTATATGGAAGTTAGTAAGGGTAAAGAGGTTCATGGGTTGGTTTGTAAGTCGGGTTTCGGTTCGGACGTGTTTGTCGGGAATACCCTTTTGAGATTTTACGGTGAATGTTGTTGTTTTCATGATGCGGaaaaggtgtttgatgaaatgccggTGAGAGATGTTGTATCGTGGAACACGGTTATTGGTGTGTGTAATTCAAGAACGTTTTGTTATGATAAGGTGGTAGAATTGTTTAGAGAGATGATGAGGTGTGGGTTTATGAAGCCAAATGTGGTTACTATTGTGAGTTTGTTGCCTGTGTGTGCTGCGATTGAGGATTGTACGATGACGAGTGTGGTGCATTGTTATGCTGTTAAGATGGGGTTTGATTGTCGTGTTGTTACGGTAAACAATGCTTTAGTTGATGCTTATGGAAAATGTGGTGATTTGGAAAGTTGTAAGCaaatttttgatgaaatggtgGAGAGGAATGATGTTTCTTGGAATGCTATCATCACGAGTTTTGCTCACATGGATCGTCATCAAGATGCGATGGATTTCTTTAGAGTGATGATTTACAAAGGTGTCGTACCAAACTCTGTAGCAGTTTCTAGCATGTTGCCAGTTTTAGTTGAGCTTGGACGTCTTCAATTGGGAACAGAGCTTCATGGTTTTAGTATTAGAATGGGTATGGAATCTGATATATTTGTAGCCAATTCTTTACTCGATATGTATGCTAAATTTGGATATTCAGCCAAGGCATTAACTGCTTTCAACAATATTGATGCCAAAAATATTGTATCATGGAATGCACTTGTCGCTAATTATGCTCAAAATGGCTTTGAAATGTTAGCTTTAAGTGTAGTAAGAGAGATGCAAACTCATGGTCAAGTCCCGGGAGCTATAACTTTAACAAATGTTCTTGGTGCTTGTGCACGAATTGGGCTTGTTTCCCATGGTAAAGAGGTACACGCCATGTCAATTCGAGGTGGTTTTACTTGTCAACTTTTCATCTCCAATGCACTTATTGACATGTATGCAAAATGTGGTCATCTACATCTTGCAAGAAACGTTTTTAACGTCTCCTTTAAAGATAGAATTTCATATAACACACTCATATCAGCTTATTCTCATACAAACACTTCCGAGTCTCTGTATCTGTTTCGTGAAATGTTATTGCAAGGGCTAGAACCTGACACAATCTCCTTTGCGGGTGCCCTCTCCGCTTGTGCTAATATGGCAGACATCAAGAAAGGCAAGGAGATTCACGGATTTTGTGTAAGAACCCTATTTCATAATCATCTCCTTGTTTCAAACTCGGTGTTGGATCTTTACACCAAATGTGGACGCCTTGATCTTTCTCAGAAAGTATTTGATCAGATACCCAAAAAAGATGCGGCTTCATGGAACACGATCATTATGGGGTATGGAATGCGTTGTGAACTTGACACTGCAATCAGTCTATTTGAAGCCATGAAAAATGATGATCAAGATCACGTGAAACGTGATTCGATTACTTACTTAGCAGTTCTATCCATGTGTAGTCATGGTGGATTGGTTGATTTAGGAAGAAAATACTTTGAAGAGATGAAGGAACAGAACATTGAACCATCACAAACTCACTATGCGTGTATGGTTGATCTTTTGGGTCGGGCTGGCCTAATAGAGGAGGCTGTAGAGATGATCAATGGGTTACCAATGGAACCAGATGCGAATGTTTGGGGTTCTTTACTTGGAGCTTGTAGACTTCATGGGAATATTGAGTTGGGTGAGTTGGCAGTTGAACACCTTTTTAAGTTAAAACCAGATCATTCAGGCTACTATACACTGCTTTCGAATATGTACGCAGAAGCTGGGAGGTGGCATGAAGCTGATGAGATCAGGGAGTTGATGAAGCTAAGAGGAGTAAAAAAGAACCCAGGTTTCAGTTGCCTCTAG